Genomic segment of Fusobacterium varium:
ATCATAAAGAAAGGTAAAATAAAAGCTTCCTTACCTTTGAATTTTTTAATTAAAGCCCCCATAGAGCCATAGAAAGCTCCTGTTTTAATTAAAAGAAAAACAAATCCATAAGCAAAGAAAATAAAGAAGATAATATCAGAAGCACTAACCATTCCTTCAACAATAGCCATAAACATTCTGAAAGGTGATACAGGAGATTGCTCAATAAATTTAAATGAACCTTGAACAACCATGGTTCTCCCTAACTCAGCATCTTCAATTCTATCAAAGCTTCCAGCAGGGACAATATAAGTTAAAATAGTGATAATCGCTAATAATATTCCAATAATTACATAGGTATGAGGTACCTGAAATTTTTTCTTTTTTAACTCCATTTAAATAACTCCTTTTAATTTTTTTCTTTATCTTGCATTTTTATTAACAAGATTCCTATTATTATTAAGATAATACCAATAATTTTCCAAATAGATATTTGCTCATTAAGAAACATTATTCCAAACATTGTAGCAGCAGGAATTTGAAGAAGAGTTATTATTCCTGCTTTTGTTGCAGATATATAATTTAAAGATTTTATAAATAGTAAGTGGCAAAGCAAAGTTGGCACAACTGCAAATAATATACTAACAAGAAAATTTGCAGTTAATTTATGATAAGTTATGAAATTTCCTACATTTAAGAATGGTAGTAGCATAATAACCACTATTACAAAACTATATATCATTACTACATTAGGATTGTTATTTCCAGAAATTGATTTACTGATTATAGGATATAAACCAAAACATATTCCAGAAAGAAGTCCATATATTACTCCTAAAAAATTAAACTCTAAATTAATAATGGAACCATTTGTAACTAAAATTATAGTTCCAATAGCTGTTAAAATCAAAGCATTAATCTTTCCTTTATTTAACTTTTCTTTATATAAAATTCTTGAAAAAATCAAAGTGAATACAGGACCTAAACTCATTAGAAGAGTAGCAACAATTACTCCACTTTTTTCAATTGAAAGGAATAGAAAAACATTAACTAATCCCTGAGCTACTATTCCCATTAATGCAGCTGTTTTTAAAGAGCCTAAAGAGATTTTTAACTCTTTAATTCCTTTAGTGTAAATGATATGTATAATTCCAGCGATAAATGCAAAAAGCATTCTAGCAGTTATAATATCATAGACTCCCATGTTATATTTAGACATTTCAGCAAAGAAAAGTCCAACAGTTCCCCAACCAATTCCAACTAAAATAGCAAATATATATCCTTTTAATTCCATTGAAATTACTTCCTTTTTAAAATATCAAATTCTTCTTTTATACTTTTTAAAATCATATTATCTAAGGAAATATCAAGAGCAGTTCCTACCATTGCTTTTACAGATTTATGTAGTTTATCATAAGCTTCTTCTGAGTTTGTATATTTTAAATAAGCTTCATCATGTACAAAACAAACTTCATCTATATTAAGGGCTAATTCAGTATACATAGTTGGACAAACTTGGCTAACATTTCCTATATCAGAAGAACCAGTAGCTCCTTTACCACCTTCTAGAAATTTATTAACTCCTACATTTTCTAGATTTCTTCTCATAAGGTTTTGTAAAGATGAAAGATTTAAAAGATTATCAAATGAATTTTCAAATTTTTCAAAATGTACCTCAGCTCCAGTCATTAAAGCAGCACCTTTAGCACAATTTGCAACTTTTTCTGTAAGAGAATTTAAATAATTTCTATTAGCAGCACGAATGTGGAATTTTGCTTCAGTAAAATCAGGAACAGTGTTAGGAGCATCTCCACCATAAGTAATAATTCCATGAATTCTAGCATCTGGAGTTATGTGTTGTCTAAGAGCATTTATACCAGCAAACATTAACTGAACAGCATCAAGAGCATTTATTCCTTTTTCTGGATGAGAAGAAGCGTGAGCTGCTTTTCCTGTAAATTGGAATTTAATACAATCAATAGCTAGTGTTTTACATTCTAAATTATTATTACTTTCTAAGTGCATTTGTAATACTACATCAATATCATCAAAAGCATTTGCTTCTACCATATTAACTTTTCCACCAATAGTTTCTTCAGCAGGTGTTCCTATAACTACAATCTTTCCTTTAAAATCTTCTTTTAATT
This window contains:
- a CDS encoding EamA family transporter → MELKGYIFAILVGIGWGTVGLFFAEMSKYNMGVYDIITARMLFAFIAGIIHIIYTKGIKELKISLGSLKTAALMGIVAQGLVNVFLFLSIEKSGVIVATLLMSLGPVFTLIFSRILYKEKLNKGKINALILTAIGTIILVTNGSIINLEFNFLGVIYGLLSGICFGLYPIISKSISGNNNPNVVMIYSFVIVVIMLLPFLNVGNFITYHKLTANFLVSILFAVVPTLLCHLLFIKSLNYISATKAGIITLLQIPAATMFGIMFLNEQISIWKIIGIILIIIGILLIKMQDKEKN
- a CDS encoding M20 family metallopeptidase, whose protein sequence is MNTIESIKKRGYEIENQLKTEIENISDYIFKNPELGFEEFKSVEFLTKTLKQHEFEIIENYCDLPTAFRAEFSCGEGPSIAFLAEYDALPGYGPDKVPGHACGHNWIAAGTCGAAIVLSKLKEDFKGKIVVIGTPAEETIGGKVNMVEANAFDDIDVVLQMHLESNNNLECKTLAIDCIKFQFTGKAAHASSHPEKGINALDAVQLMFAGINALRQHITPDARIHGIITYGGDAPNTVPDFTEAKFHIRAANRNYLNSLTEKVANCAKGAALMTGAEVHFEKFENSFDNLLNLSSLQNLMRRNLENVGVNKFLEGGKGATGSSDIGNVSQVCPTMYTELALNIDEVCFVHDEAYLKYTNSEEAYDKLHKSVKAMVGTALDISLDNMILKSIKEEFDILKRK